The Arcanobacterium pinnipediorum genome includes a region encoding these proteins:
- a CDS encoding UPF0182 family membrane protein, translating into MTSPTSNFSRPTPKLGKLPGGAFGPTLIVLGVIVFGLVIFADFWTELAWFDQVGAARVFWTQYGAAIGLGVIGTLIAGLAFAINLRVSLGKAPANADVIVSTNPLARNIEWLRQHSVVTYGIIPLAAGVIFGAGLSRSWRTFLLWFNGTSFEATDPEYGLDISFFVFSLPALQILLGFLSSLLLLSLMASIAGYWVSGAFEFKANRPHLKGKAQLHLSILLALGALLFAGNYWLDRYNLLLGNKQRFSGATYTDINASQPGLTILAVVTILVAVLFLYAGIVRNWKPAIVGIASVFAVALVVNLAYPALLQRFKVDPNAAELESEFIQRNINATLEAYGLSDVETQQYEARTTVEAGQLRQDSQTTAQIRLLDPNIVDPSFNQLQQNRQYYSFKAPLTVDRYTIDGELRDTVIAVRELNLAGLDDERRSWVNDHTVFTHGFGVAAAYGNTVTSKGDPAFWEAGIPSTGELGEFEPRVYFGQQSPEYSIVGAPESAEPWELDYPNDNAPNGQVNTTYTGNGGPSIGNTWAKLMFAIKYRSTELFFSDRVTSESQILFDRDPHRRVAKVAPYLTLDSKAVPAVVDMDSNPDTPAELVWIIDGYTTSNNYPYSARETLDEATSDATNRRGALIAGGTNEINYIRNSVKAVVNAYDGKVTLYQWDEKDPILKAWQGIFPGQVTPLAQMPGDLIAHVRYPKDLFKVQRSLLARYHVDDALSFYSGGDFWQIPREPTGQSENDVNAPAQPPYYLTLQMPGQTETSFSLSTSYIPGGNTKRNVMTGFLAADSNAGNETGKIAPGYGKLRLLELPRDLTVPGPGQAQNTMFANPKVSTDLNLLRQGGTKVLEGNLLSLPVGGGLLYVQPVYVQASKGTQYPTLQYVLTLFGDSVGFAPTLQESLDMVFAGDAGVNAGDANIVGDKAAPVDGDKVKVPGTESSDSDSAKPAEPAKPAPALPDAPAGTPAADLNTALNDAKAAIESADAALKAGDWAAYGEAQKKLNEAITRAAEAQQKVDAQNQP; encoded by the coding sequence GTGACATCACCGACGTCGAATTTCTCGCGTCCTACTCCGAAGTTGGGCAAGCTTCCAGGTGGCGCGTTCGGTCCAACATTAATCGTGTTGGGCGTAATCGTTTTTGGTCTTGTGATTTTTGCTGACTTTTGGACCGAGCTGGCGTGGTTTGACCAAGTCGGTGCCGCCCGAGTATTTTGGACCCAATACGGAGCAGCAATCGGTTTGGGAGTCATCGGCACGTTGATAGCCGGGCTTGCTTTTGCGATTAATTTGCGAGTTTCGCTCGGCAAAGCTCCGGCCAATGCCGATGTTATTGTCTCCACGAATCCGTTAGCACGCAATATCGAATGGTTACGGCAGCACTCAGTAGTAACGTATGGAATCATTCCGCTTGCCGCAGGAGTTATATTTGGCGCCGGGTTATCGCGTAGCTGGCGAACATTTTTGCTGTGGTTTAACGGGACGTCATTTGAGGCAACCGACCCAGAATACGGGCTCGATATTTCTTTCTTCGTCTTTTCACTACCCGCGTTACAGATCCTTCTCGGATTTTTAAGCAGTTTGTTACTGCTTTCCCTCATGGCTTCGATTGCCGGTTACTGGGTTAGTGGTGCATTTGAGTTCAAGGCGAACCGGCCACACTTGAAGGGCAAAGCTCAGCTACATCTGAGCATTTTGCTCGCGCTGGGCGCCTTACTGTTTGCCGGTAACTATTGGCTGGATCGCTACAATTTGCTTTTAGGCAACAAGCAGCGTTTCTCGGGCGCAACATATACCGATATCAATGCCTCACAACCGGGTCTAACTATTTTGGCAGTTGTCACCATACTTGTTGCGGTGTTGTTCTTATACGCCGGTATTGTGCGCAACTGGAAGCCAGCTATCGTTGGTATCGCTTCGGTATTTGCGGTGGCCCTGGTTGTTAATCTCGCATATCCAGCGCTTTTGCAACGGTTCAAGGTTGATCCAAACGCGGCTGAGCTAGAATCAGAATTCATCCAACGAAATATCAACGCAACTTTGGAAGCCTACGGGTTATCCGACGTCGAGACCCAGCAATACGAAGCGCGTACCACGGTCGAGGCTGGGCAGCTACGCCAGGATTCGCAAACCACTGCCCAGATTCGTCTTTTGGATCCCAATATTGTTGATCCTTCCTTTAACCAGTTACAGCAAAACCGCCAGTATTATTCGTTCAAGGCTCCCTTGACGGTTGATCGTTATACGATTGATGGCGAATTGCGCGATACTGTGATCGCTGTTCGAGAATTGAATCTTGCGGGCCTAGATGATGAACGGCGCTCATGGGTTAATGACCACACCGTCTTTACCCATGGTTTCGGCGTCGCTGCTGCTTACGGCAATACTGTTACCTCCAAGGGTGATCCGGCGTTCTGGGAAGCCGGTATTCCTTCAACAGGTGAGCTAGGCGAATTTGAGCCGCGCGTTTATTTCGGTCAACAATCTCCAGAGTATTCTATCGTTGGTGCGCCCGAGTCCGCTGAGCCGTGGGAGCTCGATTATCCCAACGATAATGCCCCTAACGGCCAGGTCAATACTACCTACACTGGAAATGGTGGCCCGTCAATTGGCAATACATGGGCTAAGCTCATGTTTGCGATTAAGTATCGTTCTACTGAACTTTTCTTCTCCGACCGTGTAACAAGCGAGTCGCAAATTCTGTTTGATCGCGATCCCCATCGGCGCGTTGCGAAAGTAGCCCCCTACTTGACCCTCGATTCGAAAGCGGTTCCCGCCGTCGTCGATATGGATTCCAACCCGGATACCCCAGCTGAATTGGTGTGGATTATTGACGGATATACTACGTCAAATAACTATCCGTATTCGGCTCGTGAGACCCTCGATGAAGCAACCTCGGATGCAACAAATCGTCGCGGTGCGCTGATTGCTGGCGGTACAAACGAAATTAACTATATTCGTAATTCGGTCAAGGCCGTTGTGAATGCATACGACGGTAAGGTAACGCTTTACCAATGGGATGAAAAAGATCCGATTTTGAAGGCGTGGCAAGGTATTTTCCCTGGGCAGGTTACTCCATTGGCGCAGATGCCTGGAGATTTGATTGCGCACGTGCGCTACCCGAAGGATCTCTTTAAGGTTCAGCGTTCACTGCTTGCCCGCTACCACGTTGATGATGCGTTATCGTTCTACTCTGGTGGTGACTTCTGGCAGATTCCGCGCGAGCCCACCGGGCAGTCGGAAAATGATGTGAATGCACCGGCACAGCCGCCATACTATTTGACGTTGCAGATGCCCGGCCAAACCGAAACTTCGTTCTCACTATCGACCTCCTACATTCCGGGCGGAAATACTAAACGAAACGTGATGACTGGTTTCTTAGCCGCGGATTCTAATGCGGGTAACGAGACTGGAAAGATTGCGCCGGGATATGGCAAGTTGCGGCTACTAGAACTTCCGCGTGATTTAACGGTTCCAGGGCCAGGACAAGCACAAAATACAATGTTTGCTAACCCGAAGGTATCCACGGATTTGAACTTGTTGCGTCAAGGCGGTACCAAGGTATTGGAAGGTAACTTGCTTTCCTTGCCTGTTGGCGGCGGTCTGCTTTATGTTCAGCCGGTCTATGTTCAAGCGTCAAAGGGTACCCAGTATCCAACCTTGCAGTATGTGCTAACACTGTTTGGTGATTCAGTCGGTTTTGCTCCAACCTTGCAAGAATCTCTTGATATGGTCTTCGCTGGTGATGCTGGTGTGAATGCAGGTGATGCGAATATCGTTGGTGACAAGGCTGCACCAGTTGATGGCGATAAGGTCAAGGTTCCGGGAACTGAGAGCAGCGATTCAGATTCTGCTAAGCCCGCCGAGCCAGCCAAGCCAGCTCCGGCATTGCCAGACGCGCCTGCAGGCACTCCAGCTGCGGATCTGAATACGGCACTCAATGATGCGAAGGCAGCGATTGAATCTGCTGATGCAGCGTTGAAGGCCGGCGATTGGGCAGCTTATGGTGAGGCTCAAAAGAAGCTCAATGAAGCTATCACCCGGGCGGCTGAGGCCCAGCAAAAGGTTGATGCACAAAATCAGCCCTAA
- a CDS encoding ATP-binding cassette domain-containing protein has translation MTPNPPLHVVTDKTSYSYFHHRALDSVSATFEAGTITGLLGRNGCGKSTLSMVLAGQLKYSGHVQMSWAGQTSSQPIWENRELMQHVALVSDETSVFTDQKMRETIELWQATRPNFDRELCLELLDQWSINPKRKPKKLSRGQKSAFFASLGLASRCALTIFDEVHIGMDAVVRQEFYDALLADYVKHPRTVIISSHLVNEIEDMIENVVILDRGAVKESGNADQLRAKYSAENTLASLTDVLIAATRRNS, from the coding sequence ATGACACCGAATCCACCGTTGCACGTCGTAACCGACAAAACTAGCTACTCATACTTCCACCACCGTGCTCTTGACTCAGTGTCAGCCACTTTCGAAGCAGGCACAATCACCGGCCTTCTCGGACGTAACGGATGTGGAAAATCTACACTATCAATGGTTTTGGCTGGACAACTGAAATATTCCGGTCATGTGCAGATGAGCTGGGCTGGGCAAACATCCTCGCAACCCATCTGGGAAAACCGCGAACTTATGCAGCATGTTGCCCTAGTTTCAGATGAGACTTCAGTCTTTACGGATCAAAAGATGCGTGAAACAATCGAGCTGTGGCAAGCCACCCGGCCCAACTTTGACCGCGAGCTATGCCTCGAACTTCTCGATCAATGGTCGATCAACCCTAAGCGTAAACCCAAAAAACTCTCTCGCGGACAAAAATCAGCATTCTTTGCTTCGCTTGGTCTTGCTTCACGTTGCGCGCTAACCATATTCGATGAAGTACACATAGGCATGGACGCAGTAGTGCGCCAAGAATTCTACGATGCCTTGTTAGCCGACTACGTCAAACATCCACGAACGGTCATCATTTCTTCCCACCTGGTTAACGAAATCGAAGACATGATCGAAAACGTCGTCATTTTAGATCGCGGCGCAGTGAAAGAATCTGGCAACGCCGATCAGTTGCGTGCAAAGTATTCGGCCGAAAATACCCTGGCTTCACTGACCGATGTTCTCATCGCAGCAACTCGGAGGAACTCATGA
- a CDS encoding GntR family transcriptional regulator, protein MRFESNTPIYLQIAEDIRRRILDGDLQPGSQLMSTTQYATTYRINPATANKAFAILQAEGLVYKQRGIGMFITDDAPALLRAKGQKEYLDSVLLPAINHGLALGFDAHKIQALVLSILEEHK, encoded by the coding sequence ATGCGTTTTGAGTCAAACACGCCAATATACCTACAGATCGCTGAAGATATTCGCCGCCGAATACTTGACGGTGATCTGCAACCAGGAAGTCAACTCATGTCAACCACGCAATACGCCACCACATACCGTATTAACCCGGCAACAGCCAACAAAGCATTTGCCATATTGCAGGCAGAGGGCTTGGTTTACAAACAGCGCGGAATCGGAATGTTTATCACCGATGATGCCCCAGCTCTCCTACGCGCTAAAGGGCAAAAAGAATACCTTGACTCCGTTCTATTACCAGCTATCAACCACGGATTAGCGCTTGGATTTGATGCACACAAAATCCAAGCCCTAGTTCTTTCGATTTTGGAGGAGCACAAATGA